The Helicobacter pylori genome includes a window with the following:
- the flhF gene encoding flagellar biosynthesis protein FlhF: MKFYTYSGETAAEALKIAQSHHGVDTLVFKTQEIRKKTLTSSGLYEIVVAVEEENENKPPKAPLIPESLYDEELNEEDVVMQLSSTVEEMRKLAGVSSNQRNYSFSKNKTLLEKDAPLEDAPLEANKQDALLQALKDEANHKKEREKREVKQEEEIKDINLQLSKIRDSLKLIQNMFWDEKNPNSVNIPQEFAEIYKLAKQSGMKSSHLDEIMQLSLELMPLRMRENSVTIKRYFREVLRKMILCRPEDLNLRQKRILMLVGPTGVGKTTTLAKLAARYSRMLAKKYKVGIITLDNYRIGALEQLSWYANKMKMSIEAVIDAKDFAKEIEALEYCDFILVDTTGHSQYDKEKIAGLKEFIDGGYNIDVSLVLSVTTKYEDMKDIYDSFGVLGIDTLIFTKLDESRGLGNLFSLVHESQKPISYLSVGQEVPMDLKVATNEYLVDCMLDGFSNPNKEQA; encoded by the coding sequence GTGAAATTCTATACCTATAGTGGGGAGACGGCCGCTGAAGCTCTAAAGATCGCTCAAAGCCACCATGGGGTGGATACGCTGGTGTTTAAAACCCAAGAAATCCGTAAAAAAACGCTCACTTCTTCTGGGCTTTATGAAATCGTTGTGGCGGTTGAAGAAGAAAACGAAAACAAACCCCCTAAAGCCCCCCTTATTCCAGAAAGTTTGTATGATGAAGAATTGAATGAAGAAGATGTGGTCATGCAGCTTTCAAGCACTGTAGAAGAAATGCGCAAACTCGCCGGGGTTTCATCTAATCAGCGCAACTATAGTTTTTCAAAAAATAAGACCCTTTTAGAAAAAGACGCTCCCTTAGAGGATGCGCCTTTAGAGGCTAATAAGCAAGACGCTTTGTTGCAAGCTTTAAAAGATGAAGCCAACCATAAAAAAGAAAGAGAAAAAAGAGAAGTCAAACAAGAAGAAGAGATTAAAGACATCAATCTGCAATTAAGCAAAATCAGAGACAGCCTGAAACTCATTCAAAACATGTTTTGGGATGAGAAAAACCCCAACTCTGTCAATATCCCTCAAGAATTTGCCGAAATTTACAAATTGGCCAAACAAAGCGGGATGAAATCCAGCCATTTAGATGAAATCATGCAATTGAGCCTGGAATTGATGCCTTTACGCATGCGGGAAAATTCCGTAACGATTAAGCGTTATTTCAGGGAAGTGTTGCGCAAAATGATCTTGTGCCGCCCTGAAGATTTGAATTTAAGGCAAAAACGCATCTTAATGCTTGTAGGGCCAACAGGCGTGGGGAAAACGACGACTTTAGCCAAATTAGCCGCGCGCTATTCTAGGATGTTAGCTAAAAAATACAAGGTGGGCATTATCACTTTAGACAATTATCGCATTGGGGCTTTGGAGCAATTAAGCTGGTATGCTAATAAAATGAAAATGAGCATAGAAGCGGTGATTGACGCTAAAGATTTTGCTAAAGAAATTGAAGCTTTGGAATACTGCGATTTTATTCTAGTGGATACGACAGGGCATTCGCAATACGATAAAGAAAAAATCGCCGGTTTGAAGGAATTTATAGATGGGGGTTATAATATTGATGTGTCCTTAGTGCTTTCGGTTACCACTAAGTATGAAGACATGAAAGATATTTATGATTCTTTTGGGGTGTTAGGGATTGACACTTTAATCTTTACGAAATTAGATGAGAGTAGGGGGTTAGGGAATTTGTTTTCTTTAGTGCATGAAAGCCAAAAGCCTATCAGCTATCTTTCTGTCGGCCAAGAAGTGCCTATGGATTTGAAAGTGGCTACTAATGAGTATTTAGTGGATTGCATGCTAGATGGCTTTAGTAACCCTAATAAGGAACAAGCATGA
- the folK gene encoding 2-amino-4-hydroxy-6-hydroxymethyldihydropteridine diphosphokinase gives MREILTNRFFPSLFKKRLDFSNRVVLGLGSNLKNPLKILKNCFLYFKNHSKIGKIFSSPIYINPPFGYTNQPNFYNATIILKTSLSLRHFFALVFYIERRFGRKRKRDFKDAPRTLDIDIIAFNQVILRQNDLTLPHPKWSERDSVLVPLILQQILFKKGEW, from the coding sequence ATGCGAGAGATCCTTACTAACCGCTTTTTCCCTAGCCTTTTTAAAAAAAGGCTTGATTTTTCTAACAGGGTGGTTTTAGGGTTGGGATCTAATCTTAAAAATCCTTTAAAAATATTAAAAAATTGTTTTTTGTATTTTAAAAATCATAGTAAAATCGGGAAAATTTTTTCTTCGCCCATTTATATCAATCCGCCTTTTGGTTACACTAACCAACCTAACTTTTATAACGCTACGATTATCCTTAAAACATCTTTAAGTTTGCGCCATTTTTTCGCTCTGGTTTTTTATATAGAAAGGCGTTTTGGGCGCAAAAGGAAGCGCGATTTTAAAGACGCTCCAAGAACTTTAGATATTGATATTATCGCTTTTAATCAAGTCATTTTAAGACAGAATGATTTGACTTTACCTCATCCTAAATGGAGTGAAAGGGATTCGGTGTTGGTGCCGTTAATTTTGCAACAAATTCTTTTTAAAAAAGGGGAGTGGTGA
- a CDS encoding aminopeptidase: MKGLERESHFTLNENAMFFECAYSCDNALFLQLDDRSFFITDSRYTQEAKESVQPKNGVLAEVIESSDLVQSAIDLIAKSSVKKLFFDPNQVNLQTYKRLDSAVGDKVTLEGVPSYHRQKRIIKNDHEIQLLKKSQALNVEAFENFAEYVKKVFDEKESLSERYLQHKVKDFLTKEGVYDLSFEPILALNANASKPHALPSAKDFLKAEHSILLDMGIKYERYCSDRTRTAFFDPKDFVFKREQNFKDKERQKIYDIVKEAQEKAISGIRAGMTGKEADSLARGVISGYGYGQYFTHSTGHGIGLDIHELPYISSRSETILEDGMVFSVEPGIYIPGFFGVRIEDLVVIKNSRAELL, from the coding sequence ATGAAAGGATTAGAAAGAGAATCGCATTTCACGCTCAATGAGAACGCGATGTTTTTTGAATGCGCTTATAGTTGCGATAACGCTTTGTTTTTGCAATTAGACGATCGCTCGTTTTTTATCACTGATTCTCGCTACACTCAAGAAGCTAAAGAAAGCGTTCAGCCTAAAAATGGCGTTTTAGCGGAAGTGATAGAATCCAGCGATTTAGTGCAGAGTGCGATTGATTTGATCGCAAAGAGTTCGGTTAAAAAGCTCTTTTTTGACCCCAATCAAGTGAATTTGCAAACCTATAAGCGTTTGGATTCAGCGGTTGGGGATAAGGTTACTTTAGAGGGCGTGCCTAGTTACCACCGCCAGAAACGCATCATTAAAAACGATCATGAAATCCAACTCCTCAAAAAATCTCAAGCGCTGAATGTTGAAGCTTTTGAAAATTTTGCTGAGTATGTGAAAAAGGTTTTTGATGAAAAAGAGTCATTGAGCGAGCGGTATTTGCAGCATAAGGTTAAGGACTTTTTGACTAAAGAGGGGGTTTATGATCTGAGTTTTGAGCCTATTTTAGCCTTGAATGCGAATGCGAGCAAGCCCCATGCCTTGCCTAGCGCGAAGGATTTTTTAAAAGCGGAGCATAGCATTCTTTTGGATATGGGGATCAAATACGAACGCTATTGCTCTGATAGGACTCGCACGGCTTTTTTTGACCCTAAAGATTTTGTCTTCAAAAGAGAGCAGAATTTCAAGGATAAAGAGCGTCAAAAGATTTATGACATTGTGAAAGAAGCGCAAGAAAAGGCTATTTCAGGCATTAGAGCGGGTATGACCGGTAAAGAAGCGGACAGCTTGGCTAGGGGAGTGATTAGCGGTTATGGTTACGGGCAATATTTCACTCACAGCACCGGGCATGGCATTGGCTTAGACATCCATGAGCTTCCCTATATTTCATCGCGCAGTGAAACCATTTTAGAAGATGGCATGGTGTTTTCTGTAGAGCCTGGGATTTATATCCCTGGATTTTTTGGGGTGCGCATTGAAGATTTAGTGGTGATCAAAAATTCTAGGGCTGAGCTTTTGTGA
- the aroQ gene encoding type II 3-dehydroquinate dehydratase: MKILVIQGPNLNMLGHRDPRLYGMVTLDQIHEIMQTFVKQGNLDVELEFFQTNFEGEIIDKIQESVGSDYEGIIINPGAFSHTSIAIADAIMLAGKPVIEVHLTNIQAREEFRKNSYTGAACGGVIMGFGPLGYNMALMAMVNILAEMKAFQEAQKNNPNNPNNPNNPNNPINNQK, translated from the coding sequence ATGAAAATTTTAGTGATTCAAGGGCCTAATTTAAACATGTTAGGACACAGAGACCCAAGACTTTATGGCATGGTAACCTTAGACCAAATCCATGAAATCATGCAAACTTTCGTGAAACAAGGCAATTTAGATGTGGAATTAGAGTTTTTTCAAACCAATTTTGAGGGCGAAATCATTGATAAAATCCAAGAGAGTGTGGGCAGCGATTATGAAGGGATCATCATTAACCCTGGAGCGTTTTCGCACACTTCTATTGCGATTGCGGATGCGATCATGCTAGCGGGCAAACCCGTTATTGAAGTGCATCTCACTAACATTCAAGCCAGAGAAGAATTCAGGAAAAATTCTTACACTGGAGCGGCTTGTGGAGGCGTGATCATGGGATTTGGTCCGCTTGGCTACAACATGGCTTTAATGGCGATGGTCAATATTTTAGCCGAAATGAAAGCGTTCCAAGAAGCCCAAAAAAACAACCCTAATAACCCTAATAACCCTAATAACCCTAATAACCCGATCAACAATCAAAAGTAA
- a CDS encoding O-antigen ligase family protein, translated as MLKERLKAFFSADSVFTLIFALFFLTSFKKPLTQVLLIVLMVFLFLRCYFQASLKETFTINHLKTMPFKWLTLAFLGVFLSIFPNMFNMYDSQTFRYNLFALNMSLTYACGALCLLFASCLRIKLNQKILFYSMAVANFINGLLSLVQKIYFNMPRAQGFSTVKEYVVLVSVSILGCYIYALYSQNQKEKLFFTLSVFVGFLVVILSATRSATIAFVATFLILSCFILYAKKSLKPLGYMVVVSLILSALYMGSSALEKKGAIEQSRVQNQSFEEDLKRYAKKDADSSIGWRLERWKEALTVLRLRPFFGMAASEKCQRLEEILSLSHSYRAKDLILCYERYDNQIIHVLATRGIIGFLIWLFFLLAVVKIFWSGIKQNSLISFFILTAFTFYLIFGIGFDPFDFFITGSFFVGMVMMVVFLKKDKSAF; from the coding sequence GTGTTGAAAGAGCGTTTGAAGGCCTTTTTTAGTGCGGACTCTGTTTTCACTCTAATTTTTGCTCTTTTTTTTCTCACTTCGTTTAAAAAACCTTTAACTCAAGTCTTATTGATTGTTTTAATGGTTTTTTTGTTTCTTAGGTGTTATTTCCAAGCGTCTTTGAAAGAAACTTTCACGATTAATCATTTAAAAACCATGCCTTTTAAATGGCTCACTCTGGCTTTTTTAGGCGTGTTTTTAAGCATCTTCCCTAACATGTTTAACATGTATGATAGCCAAACCTTCCGCTACAATTTATTCGCTCTAAACATGTCCTTAACTTACGCTTGCGGGGCGTTATGCTTGCTTTTTGCCAGTTGTTTAAGAATCAAATTGAATCAAAAAATCCTTTTTTACAGCATGGCTGTTGCAAATTTCATCAACGGCTTGCTTTCATTGGTGCAAAAAATTTATTTTAACATGCCTAGAGCGCAAGGGTTTAGCACGGTTAAGGAGTATGTGGTTTTAGTGAGCGTTTCCATTTTAGGCTGTTATATTTATGCGCTTTATTCGCAAAATCAAAAAGAAAAACTTTTTTTCACCCTTTCTGTTTTCGTGGGGTTTTTAGTGGTTATTTTAAGCGCCACAAGGAGCGCGACAATCGCTTTTGTGGCTACTTTTTTAATCCTTTCTTGCTTTATTTTATACGCCAAAAAATCGCTCAAACCATTGGGTTATATGGTGGTTGTGAGTCTTATTTTGAGCGCTTTATATATGGGGAGTAGTGCTTTAGAAAAAAAGGGGGCAATAGAGCAATCTAGGGTTCAAAACCAAAGCTTTGAAGAAGATTTGAAACGCTACGCTAAAAAGGACGCTGATAGCAGTATCGGGTGGCGTTTGGAGCGCTGGAAAGAAGCCCTAACGGTTTTGCGTTTAAGGCCCTTTTTTGGTATGGCCGCTAGCGAGAAATGCCAGAGGCTAGAAGAGATTTTATCTTTATCGCATTCTTACAGAGCCAAAGACTTGATTCTTTGTTATGAAAGATACGACAATCAAATCATTCATGTTCTAGCCACTAGGGGGATCATAGGCTTTTTGATCTGGCTCTTTTTTTTATTAGCGGTTGTAAAGATTTTTTGGAGCGGGATCAAGCAAAACTCTTTAATATCATTCTTTATATTAACGGCATTCACTTTTTACCTCATTTTTGGTATTGGGTTTGACCCTTTTGATTTCTTCATTACGGGAAGTTTTTTTGTAGGAATGGTCATGATGGTTGTTTTTTTAAAAAAGGATAAAAGCGCTTTTTAG
- the rpsO gene encoding 30S ribosomal protein S15 — MALNLEKKQEIIKAFATKENDTGSCEVQVALLNERIKLLTEHLKANPKDHSSRLGLLKLVAQRRNLLKYIKRTNHARYVVLIEKLGIKDR, encoded by the coding sequence ATGGCTTTGAATCTGGAGAAAAAACAAGAAATCATTAAAGCGTTTGCCACTAAAGAAAACGATACGGGTTCTTGTGAGGTGCAAGTGGCGTTGCTGAATGAAAGGATCAAGCTTTTAACCGAGCATTTAAAGGCTAACCCCAAAGATCATTCCAGTCGTTTAGGGCTTTTAAAATTAGTCGCTCAAAGACGCAACTTGTTGAAATACATCAAACGCACTAATCATGCGCGTTATGTGGTTTTGATTGAAAAGTTAGGCATTAAAGACAGATAA
- the flhA gene encoding flagellar biosynthesis protein FlhA, translating to MANERSKLAFKKTFPVFKRFLQSKDLALVVFVIAILAIIIVPLPPFVLDFLLTISIALSVLIILIGLYIDKPTDFSAFPTLLLIVTLYRLALNVATTRMILTQGYKGPSAVSDIITAFGEFSVSGNYVIGAIIFSILVLVNLLVVTNGSTRVTEVRARFALDAMPGKQMAIDADLNSGLIDDKEAKKRRAALSQEADFYGAMDGASKFVKGDAIASIIITLINIIGGFLVGVFQRDMSLSFSASTFTILTIGDGLVGQIPALIIATATGIVATRTTQNEEEDFASKLITQLTNKSKTLVIVGAILLLFATIPGLPTFSLAFVGTLFLFIAWLISREGKDGLLTKLENYLSQKFGLDLSEKPHSSKIKPHTPTTRAKTQEELKREEEQAIDEVLKIEFLELALGYQLISLADMKQGGDLLERIRGIRKKIASDYGFLMPQIRIRDNLQLPPTHYEIKLKGIVIGEGMVMPDKFLAMNTGFVNKEIEGIPTKEPAFGMDALWIETKNKEEAIIQGYTIIDPSTVIATHTSELVKKYAEDFITKDEVKSLLERLAKDYPTIVEESKKIPTGAIRSVLQALLHEKIPIKDMLTILETITDIAPLVQNDVNILTEQVRARLSRVITNAFKSEDGRLKFLTFSTDSEQFLLNKLRENGTSKSLLLNVGELQKLIEVVSEEAMKVLQKGIAPVILIVEPNLRKALSNQMEQARIDVVVLSHAELDPNSNFEALGTIHINF from the coding sequence ATGGCAAACGAACGCTCCAAATTAGCTTTTAAAAAGACTTTCCCTGTTTTTAAACGCTTCTTGCAATCCAAAGACTTAGCCCTTGTGGTCTTTGTGATCGCTATTTTGGCGATCATTATCGTGCCGTTACCGCCTTTTGTGTTGGATTTTTTACTCACGATTTCTATCGCACTGTCGGTGTTGATTATTTTAATCGGGCTTTATATTGACAAGCCGACTGATTTTAGCGCTTTCCCCACTTTATTGCTCATTGTAACCTTGTACCGCTTGGCTTTAAATGTTGCCACAACTAGAATGATTTTAACGCAAGGCTATAAAGGGCCTAGTGCGGTGAGCGATATTATCACGGCATTTGGGGAATTTAGCGTGAGCGGGAATTATGTGATTGGGGCTATTATCTTTAGTATTTTAGTGTTAGTGAATTTATTAGTGGTTACTAATGGCTCTACTAGGGTTACTGAAGTTAGGGCGCGATTCGCTCTAGACGCTATGCCAGGAAAGCAAATGGCGATTGATGCGGATTTAAATTCAGGGCTTATTGATGATAAGGAAGCTAAAAAACGCCGCGCCGCTCTAAGCCAAGAAGCGGATTTCTATGGCGCGATGGATGGCGCGTCTAAATTCGTCAAAGGCGATGCGATCGCTTCTATCATTATCACGCTTATCAATATCATTGGAGGGTTTTTAGTGGGCGTATTTCAAAGGGATATGAGCTTGAGCTTTAGCGCTAGCACTTTCACTATCCTAACCATTGGCGATGGGCTTGTAGGGCAAATCCCTGCCTTAATCATTGCGACAGCGACCGGTATTGTCGCCACTCGCACCACGCAAAACGAAGAAGAGGACTTTGCTTCTAAACTCATCACACAGCTCACCAATAAAAGCAAAACTTTAGTGATTGTGGGAGCGATTTTATTGCTTTTTGCCACCATTCCTGGACTCCCTACCTTTTCTTTAGCGTTTGTAGGGACTCTCTTTTTATTCATCGCATGGCTGATTAGCAGGGAGGGAAAAGACGGACTGCTCACTAAATTAGAAAATTATTTGAGTCAAAAATTCGGCTTGGATTTGAGTGAAAAACCCCACAGCTCCAAAATCAAACCCCACACCCCCACCACAAGGGCTAAAACCCAAGAAGAGCTTAAAAGAGAAGAAGAACAAGCGATTGATGAAGTGTTAAAAATTGAATTTTTAGAATTGGCTTTAGGCTATCAGCTCATCAGTCTTGCGGACATGAAACAAGGGGGCGATTTGTTAGAAAGGATTAGGGGTATTAGAAAAAAGATAGCGAGCGATTATGGTTTTTTGATGCCTCAAATCCGGATCAGAGATAATTTGCAGCTCCCCCCAACGCATTATGAAATCAAACTTAAGGGCATTGTGATTGGTGAGGGCATGGTGATGCCAGACAAGTTTTTAGCCATGAATACCGGTTTTGTGAATAAAGAAATTGAAGGCATTCCTACTAAAGAGCCGGCTTTTGGAATGGACGCTTTATGGATTGAAACTAAAAATAAAGAAGAAGCCATCATTCAAGGCTATACCATTATTGATCCAAGCACCGTTATTGCGACGCACACCAGCGAATTAGTGAAAAAATACGCTGAAGATTTTATCACTAAAGATGAAGTGAAATCCCTTTTAGAGCGCTTGGCTAAAGACTATCCTACGATTGTAGAAGAGAGTAAGAAAATCCCCACCGGTGCGATCCGATCAGTCTTGCAAGCCTTATTGCATGAAAAAATCCCCATTAAAGACATGCTCACTATTTTAGAAACGATTACCGATATTGCCCCATTGGTTCAAAACGATGTGAATATCTTAACCGAACAAGTGAGGGCGAGGCTTTCTAGGGTGATCACTAACGCTTTTAAATCTGAAGACGGGCGTTTGAAATTTTTAACCTTTTCTACCGATAGCGAACAATTTTTGCTTAATAAATTGCGAGAAAATGGCACCTCTAAGAGCCTGCTACTCAATGTGGGCGAATTGCAAAAACTCATTGAAGTGGTCTCTGAAGAGGCTATGAAAGTCTTGCAAAAAGGGATCGCTCCGGTGATTTTGATCGTAGAGCCTAATTTAAGAAAAGCCCTTTCTAATCAAATGGAGCAGGCCAGGATTGATGTGGTCGTGCTAAGCCATGCGGAATTAGATCCTAACTCCAATTTTGAAGCTTTAGGCACGATCCATATTAACTTTTAA
- a CDS encoding 3',5'-cyclic-nucleotide phosphodiesterase yields MQVYHLSHIDLDGYACQLVSKHFFKNVQCYNANYGREVSARIYEILNAIAQSKESKFLILISDLNLNLNEAEYLQDKIQEHRLQNKNIQIQLLDHHISGKEVAESFHWYCLDTNRCATKIVYEFLKKHYAILEPKNTTWLEPLVEMVNSVDIWDTQGYGFELGKVCMRMINQSSELNRFMFDGENRNYKLKLLEEVKNYLFLENAPVAYDNDLFRLKKIALGGDPNTETMDNISSNAQTHLLSLKKHDCSVYYQDKKGFLSYSMGGISVLANLFLTQNPDFDFYMDVNAKGNVSLRANGNCDVCELSQMCFNGGGHRNASGGKIDGFRESFNYRDIKEQIEEIFNNA; encoded by the coding sequence ATGCAAGTTTACCACCTTTCACACATTGATTTAGACGGCTATGCATGCCAGCTTGTTTCAAAACATTTTTTTAAGAATGTCCAATGCTATAACGCTAATTACGGGCGTGAAGTCTCAGCGAGAATTTATGAAATTCTAAACGCAATCGCTCAATCTAAAGAAAGTAAATTCCTTATTTTGATTAGCGATTTGAATTTGAATTTAAACGAAGCAGAGTATTTGCAGGATAAAATCCAAGAACACCGCTTGCAGAATAAGAACATTCAAATCCAGCTTCTAGATCACCATATCAGCGGTAAAGAAGTGGCTGAGAGTTTCCATTGGTATTGTTTAGACACGAACCGCTGCGCAACTAAAATCGTGTATGAGTTTTTGAAAAAGCATTACGCTATTTTAGAGCCAAAAAACACAACATGGCTAGAGCCTTTAGTGGAAATGGTCAATTCTGTGGATATTTGGGACACGCAAGGTTATGGCTTTGAATTAGGCAAGGTGTGTATGCGCATGATTAACCAAAGCTCTGAATTGAATCGTTTCATGTTTGATGGTGAGAACCGCAATTATAAATTAAAGCTTTTAGAAGAAGTTAAAAACTATTTGTTTTTAGAAAATGCCCCTGTAGCCTATGATAACGATTTGTTCAGGCTTAAAAAAATCGCTTTAGGGGGCGACCCTAATACAGAAACGATGGACAATATCTCTTCAAATGCGCAAACGCATTTGCTCTCTTTAAAAAAGCATGATTGCAGCGTTTATTACCAGGATAAAAAAGGGTTTTTAAGTTATTCTATGGGGGGCATTAGCGTGTTGGCTAACCTTTTTTTAACGCAAAATCCGGATTTTGATTTTTATATGGATGTGAACGCTAAAGGGAATGTGAGCTTAAGGGCGAATGGGAATTGCGATGTGTGTGAACTCAGTCAAATGTGTTTTAATGGGGGCGGGCATAGGAATGCGAGCGGAGGCAAGATTGATGGCTTTAGAGAGAGTTTCAATTATAGGGATATTAAAGAACAAATTGAAGAAATCTTTAATAACGCTTAA
- the hsrA gene encoding response regulator-like transcription factor HsrA has product MRVLLIEKNSVLGGEIEKGLNVKGFMADVTESLEDGEYLMDVRNYDLVMVSDKNALSFVSRIKEKHSSVVVLVSSDNPTSEEEVHAFEQGADDYIAKPYRSIKALVARIEARLRFWGSNVIEIGDLTISPDEEKIIYKGREVEVKGKPFEVLTHLARHRDQIVSKEQLLDAIWEEPEMVTPNVIEVAINQIRQKMDKPLGISTVETVRRRGYRFCYPKPACEE; this is encoded by the coding sequence ATGCGCGTTCTACTGATTGAAAAAAATTCTGTTTTAGGCGGAGAAATTGAAAAGGGCTTAAATGTTAAAGGCTTTATGGCTGATGTAACAGAGAGTTTGGAGGATGGGGAATATCTTATGGATGTTAGGAACTATGACTTAGTTATGGTTAGCGATAAAAACGCTTTAAGTTTTGTTTCTAGAATCAAGGAAAAGCATTCTTCTGTTGTTGTTTTAGTTTCTTCTGATAACCCTACAAGCGAAGAAGAAGTCCATGCGTTTGAGCAGGGCGCGGACGATTATATCGCTAAGCCTTACCGCAGCATTAAAGCTTTAGTCGCAAGGATTGAGGCTCGTTTGAGGTTTTGGGGTTCTAATGTGATTGAAATTGGGGATTTGACCATTAGCCCTGATGAAGAAAAGATTATTTACAAGGGGCGTGAAGTTGAAGTGAAAGGGAAGCCTTTTGAAGTGCTTACCCATCTTGCCAGACATAGGGATCAGATTGTCTCCAAAGAACAGCTTTTAGACGCTATTTGGGAAGAGCCTGAAATGGTTACCCCTAATGTCATTGAAGTGGCTATTAATCAAATCCGCCAAAAAATGGATAAACCCTTGGGGATTTCCACGGTTGAAACCGTAAGGCGCAGAGGCTATCGTTTTTGCTACCCCAAACCGGCGTGTGAAGAATAA
- a CDS encoding metallophosphoesterase, with the protein MLISIAFLLVLCLLNYSSFRMLKSFLTLKKISQYAYLGFFILLSIGETAFVFYRNTMPSHLFVLTSACSFVSFIAFIFSLSFYGFSYSIEKIDFLHSRRKSLKNFLKLGFYLALLGYFWRGFYEGLARPKIKETPIYLDKLDKELKIILLTDMHVGSLLQKDFVDYIVEEVNQKEVDMVLIGGDLVDENIEKVKSFLLPLNNLKSTHGTFYVPGNHEYYHGIEPILSFLDTLNLTILGNECVHLGGINLCGVYDYFARKCQNFAPDIDKALKKCNESKPTILLAHQPKQIRSLKESHSVDLVLSGHTHAGQIFPFSLLVKLAQTYLYGLYKHSPTTQIYVSSGAGYWGVPLRFLAPSEIAYLRLLPKNQA; encoded by the coding sequence ATGCTGATCTCCATAGCGTTTTTATTGGTTTTGTGTCTTTTGAATTATAGTTCTTTTAGGATGTTGAAATCGTTTTTAACCTTAAAGAAAATCTCTCAATACGCTTATTTAGGGTTTTTTATCCTTTTGAGCATAGGCGAGACGGCTTTTGTTTTTTATAGAAATACCATGCCTAGCCATTTGTTTGTTTTGACTTCGGCGTGTTCGTTTGTATCTTTCATTGCGTTTATTTTTTCTTTAAGTTTTTACGGGTTTTCCTACTCCATAGAAAAAATAGATTTTTTGCATTCAAGGCGTAAAAGTTTAAAAAATTTTTTAAAATTGGGGTTTTATCTGGCGCTATTGGGGTATTTTTGGCGCGGGTTTTATGAAGGGTTGGCCCGCCCTAAAATCAAAGAAACCCCTATTTATTTGGATAAGCTGGATAAAGAATTAAAGATTATTTTACTCACAGACATGCATGTGGGGAGTTTGTTGCAAAAAGATTTTGTTGATTACATTGTAGAAGAAGTCAATCAAAAAGAAGTGGATATGGTGCTGATTGGGGGGGATTTAGTGGATGAAAACATTGAAAAAGTCAAATCTTTTTTACTGCCTTTAAACAACCTTAAAAGCACGCATGGCACTTTTTATGTGCCAGGAAATCATGAGTATTATCATGGCATAGAGCCGATTTTATCGTTTCTTGACACGCTTAATTTGACGATTTTAGGGAATGAGTGCGTGCATTTAGGGGGGATCAATTTGTGCGGCGTGTATGATTATTTTGCGCGAAAGTGTCAAAATTTTGCCCCTGATATTGACAAAGCTTTAAAAAAGTGCAATGAGAGTAAGCCCACGATCCTTTTAGCCCACCAACCTAAACAAATTAGAAGTCTCAAAGAAAGCCACTCTGTAGATTTAGTGCTTTCAGGGCATACCCATGCAGGGCAAATCTTCCCCTTTAGTCTTTTAGTCAAGTTAGCGCAAACCTATTTATATGGTTTATACAAGCACAGCCCCACCACTCAAATTTATGTGAGCAGTGGGGCAGGGTATTGGGGCGTTCCTTTAAGGTTTTTAGCCCCTAGCGAGATCGCATACCTTAGGCTTTTACCTAAAAATCAAGCTTAG